From the Synechococcus sp. HK01-R genome, one window contains:
- the tilS gene encoding tRNA lysidine(34) synthetase TilS, with protein MGWTPWHDRLHRRLLAQPAMLPRGSRLLLALSGGQDSMALLALLRGLQPLHHWQLHLWHGDHSWHAGSSQIAQELQTWCSAQGLDLAVGRAALENPERSEAGARAWRYGALAAEAERLSGLYPHHPCQIVISAHTASDRAETLLLQLARGSDLAGLGSQRHSRRLFEGSDLQLIRPLRDFSRADTARVCSELALPIWDDPSNRDPAYARNRIRAEVLPVLEQLHPGCSGRLAELAERMSQLQDTQASLNALALEHLSVTEGSLDRRRFGSLPLETRRTLLAHWLRVRGVPPLTASQLEELAQATATGSPAAGRDLSAGWRIHWRADALQLEQRP; from the coding sequence ATGGGCTGGACTCCCTGGCACGACCGCCTGCATCGCCGGCTCCTGGCACAGCCGGCGATGCTCCCCCGGGGCAGCCGTTTGCTGCTGGCCCTCTCCGGTGGCCAAGACTCGATGGCCCTGCTGGCCCTCCTGCGGGGCCTGCAGCCTCTGCATCACTGGCAGCTGCATCTCTGGCATGGCGACCACAGCTGGCATGCGGGATCCAGCCAAATCGCTCAGGAACTGCAGACCTGGTGCAGTGCTCAGGGTCTGGATCTGGCTGTAGGGCGTGCCGCGTTGGAGAACCCTGAGCGCAGCGAAGCCGGTGCCCGAGCTTGGCGTTATGGCGCACTCGCCGCCGAAGCCGAACGGCTCAGCGGCCTCTACCCCCACCACCCCTGCCAGATCGTGATCAGCGCGCACACCGCCAGTGACCGAGCCGAAACCCTGCTGCTGCAACTGGCCCGCGGCAGTGATCTTGCCGGGCTGGGCAGCCAACGCCACAGCCGAAGACTTTTCGAGGGAAGCGATCTGCAGCTGATCCGTCCCCTACGGGACTTCAGCCGCGCCGACACCGCCAGGGTCTGCAGCGAGCTGGCGCTGCCGATCTGGGACGACCCCAGCAACCGGGATCCGGCCTATGCCCGCAATCGCATTCGCGCCGAGGTGCTGCCGGTGCTGGAGCAATTGCACCCGGGCTGCAGCGGTCGACTGGCGGAGCTGGCGGAGCGGATGTCCCAACTGCAGGACACCCAAGCGAGCCTGAACGCTTTGGCCCTGGAGCACCTGAGCGTGACGGAGGGATCTCTCGACCGCCGCCGTTTCGGCAGCCTCCCGCTCGAAACCCGCCGCACCCTGCTGGCCCACTGGCTGCGGGTCAGGGGGGTGCCACCGCTCACCGCCTCCCAACTGGAAGAGCTGGCCCAAGCGACAGCGACCGGCAGCCCCGCCGCTGGCCGCGATCTGAGCGCAGGCTGGAGGATCCACTGGCGTGCAGACGCCCTACAACTGGAACAGCGCCCCTGA
- a CDS encoding DUF561 domain-containing protein: MTRLSSLPAALSARLAQRSALKVIAGLMNFDADSVARVARAAGLGGADLIDVACDPALVALAIRESGGVPVCVSSVEPELFVAAVAAGAQMVEIGNFDAFYPQGRIFGAAEVLELTRQTRALLPEVVLSVTVPHVLPMDQQEQLAVDLVEAGADLIQTEGGTSAKPFSAGSLGLIEKAAPTLAAAHSISSALQQAGLEAPVLCASGLSAVTVPMAIAAGAAGVGVGSAVNRLNDELAMVAVVRGLREALGSAIITRV, translated from the coding sequence ATGACCCGCCTCAGCTCCCTGCCTGCTGCCCTGAGTGCGCGCCTTGCGCAGCGTTCGGCCCTGAAGGTGATCGCCGGTCTGATGAACTTTGATGCCGACTCCGTTGCCCGGGTGGCCCGCGCTGCTGGCTTGGGTGGTGCTGATCTGATCGATGTGGCCTGCGATCCCGCGCTGGTGGCCCTGGCGATCCGCGAATCCGGTGGCGTGCCCGTGTGTGTGTCGTCGGTTGAGCCCGAGCTGTTTGTGGCAGCGGTGGCGGCCGGTGCGCAGATGGTAGAGATCGGCAACTTCGATGCCTTCTATCCCCAGGGCCGCATCTTCGGTGCGGCTGAGGTGCTGGAACTCACCCGCCAGACCAGGGCTCTGTTGCCGGAGGTGGTGCTGAGCGTGACCGTGCCCCACGTGCTGCCGATGGATCAGCAGGAGCAGCTCGCGGTGGATCTGGTGGAAGCCGGTGCCGACCTGATCCAGACCGAAGGCGGCACGAGCGCCAAGCCCTTCAGCGCCGGCAGCCTCGGCTTGATCGAGAAGGCCGCCCCCACGCTGGCGGCCGCCCACAGCATCAGCTCTGCTCTGCAACAGGCCGGTCTCGAGGCCCCTGTGCTCTGTGCTTCCGGCCTCTCGGCCGTGACTGTGCCGATGGCGATCGCTGCCGGTGCCGCGGGTGTGGGTGTGGGTTCGGCTGTGAACCGCCTCAACGATGAGCTGGCGATGGTGGCCGTGGTGCGTGGCCTGCGTGAGGCGCTCGGCAGCGCCATCATCACTCGGGTGTGA
- the mutS gene encoding DNA mismatch repair protein MutS translates to MPRSAAQPPEQALQGNLFGAPEPAEQPQQRAGASQDASATADLSDASLSADASQRPRQRRERSAELDPEAVSTTSQPESDAISDEPAWAHHSQVDPLQLTPMLRHYVELKAAHPERVLLYRLGDFFECFFDDAVELSRVLELTLTGKEGGKAIGRVPMAGIPHHAAERYCSELIRRGYSVALCDQLETTPAKGALLKRDITRVLTPGTVLEEGMLQARRNNWLAAVVVEPAKGKQPFRWGLAHADVSTGEVQVMEQTGSAGLHQRLSQLEAAELLWAPSADDDASPSWCPQRLRLTPMATTPFSRPQAEQTLLDHYRLASLDGLGLGDLPLALRAVGGLLRYLRDTQPLEDDLSVPLEVPAIVHSGEALMLDAQTRRNLELTATQRDGQLQGSLLWAVDRTHTAMGGRCLRRWIEAPLMNLIAIQQRQAVVTLLVEQRNLRQALRRLLRPMGDLERLAGRAGAGHAGARDLVAIADGLERLPQLAARLNGELNDRHPEWLRNLCTPDPSLAELAQAVRHALIETPPLSLSEGGLIHDGVDPLLDGLRNQLDDQDAWLAEQERLERQSSGNANLRLQYHRTFGYFLAVSKAKAADVPDHWIRRQTLANEERFITPELKQREGTIFQLRARACQREYELFCQLREQVGAMAAPIRQAARAVAALDAVGGLAEVAATSRWCAPTISDGRELQITAGRHPVVEQLLVERNFTANDVHLGDGTDLVVLTGPNASGKSCYLRQIGLIQLLAQTGSWVPAQAAVVGIADRIFTRVGAVDDLAAGQSTFMVEMAETANILHHASDRSLVLLDEIGRGTATFDGLSIAWAVSEHLAGDLQARTVFATHYHELNNLAAERANVANFQVLVEETGDDLVFLHRVQAGGASRSYGIEAARLAGVPQPVVQRARQVLDQLAA, encoded by the coding sequence ATGCCACGGTCCGCCGCCCAACCTCCAGAACAGGCTCTGCAAGGCAATCTGTTTGGAGCGCCTGAGCCAGCCGAGCAACCCCAGCAGCGAGCGGGCGCCAGCCAGGACGCTTCAGCGACCGCAGACCTCAGTGATGCCAGCCTGAGCGCTGATGCCAGCCAACGGCCGCGCCAGCGCCGCGAACGAAGCGCCGAACTCGACCCTGAAGCAGTCAGCACCACGAGCCAGCCTGAGAGCGACGCAATCAGCGACGAACCGGCCTGGGCCCACCACAGCCAGGTGGACCCCCTGCAGCTCACACCGATGCTGCGCCACTACGTGGAGCTCAAGGCCGCCCACCCCGAGCGCGTACTGCTCTACCGGCTCGGAGATTTCTTTGAGTGCTTTTTCGACGATGCAGTTGAACTCTCGCGGGTGCTCGAACTCACCCTCACCGGCAAGGAGGGCGGCAAAGCGATTGGCCGTGTGCCCATGGCCGGCATTCCCCATCACGCCGCGGAGCGCTACTGCTCCGAGTTGATTCGCCGCGGCTACTCCGTAGCCCTCTGCGACCAGCTGGAGACCACCCCCGCCAAAGGCGCTCTGCTCAAACGCGACATCACCCGTGTGCTCACCCCGGGCACCGTGCTCGAGGAGGGCATGCTCCAGGCCCGCCGCAACAACTGGCTGGCGGCCGTGGTTGTGGAGCCAGCCAAGGGCAAGCAACCGTTCCGCTGGGGTCTGGCCCACGCCGATGTGAGCACCGGTGAGGTGCAGGTGATGGAGCAAACCGGTAGTGCTGGCCTGCACCAACGGCTGAGCCAACTGGAGGCTGCTGAGCTGCTCTGGGCCCCATCAGCAGACGACGACGCCAGCCCCTCATGGTGCCCCCAGCGCCTGCGGCTGACGCCGATGGCCACCACCCCCTTCAGCCGTCCGCAGGCGGAGCAGACCCTGCTGGATCACTACCGCCTGGCCAGTCTGGATGGCCTCGGCCTGGGGGATCTGCCCCTGGCCCTGCGAGCCGTCGGCGGACTGCTGCGCTACCTGCGCGACACCCAGCCCCTGGAGGACGACCTGAGCGTGCCCCTTGAGGTGCCCGCCATCGTGCACAGCGGTGAAGCCCTGATGCTCGACGCCCAGACCCGACGCAACCTGGAGCTCACCGCCACCCAGCGGGATGGACAGCTGCAGGGCTCCCTGCTCTGGGCCGTCGATCGCACCCACACGGCCATGGGTGGGCGCTGCCTGCGCCGCTGGATCGAAGCGCCGTTGATGAACCTCATCGCCATCCAGCAACGCCAGGCTGTGGTGACACTGCTGGTGGAGCAGCGCAACCTGCGCCAGGCCCTGCGCCGGCTGCTGCGACCGATGGGCGACCTGGAGCGGCTCGCCGGCCGGGCCGGTGCCGGCCATGCAGGCGCCCGTGATCTGGTGGCGATTGCCGATGGGCTTGAGCGGCTGCCCCAGCTGGCCGCGCGGCTCAACGGTGAACTCAACGATCGGCACCCCGAGTGGCTGCGGAATCTCTGCACCCCGGATCCTTCCTTAGCGGAGCTGGCTCAAGCGGTACGCCATGCCCTGATCGAGACCCCACCCCTGTCGCTCAGCGAAGGCGGCCTGATCCACGACGGCGTCGATCCCCTGCTCGATGGGCTGCGCAACCAGCTCGATGATCAAGACGCTTGGCTGGCGGAACAAGAGCGTCTCGAGCGCCAATCCAGCGGCAACGCCAATCTGCGCCTGCAGTATCACCGCACCTTCGGCTATTTCCTGGCGGTGAGCAAAGCCAAAGCCGCTGACGTTCCGGATCACTGGATCCGGCGTCAGACCCTCGCCAATGAGGAGCGCTTCATCACTCCCGAACTCAAGCAGCGGGAAGGCACGATCTTCCAGCTGCGGGCCCGCGCCTGCCAGCGGGAGTACGAGCTGTTCTGCCAGCTACGGGAGCAGGTGGGTGCCATGGCCGCTCCGATCCGTCAGGCCGCCCGAGCCGTGGCGGCCCTCGATGCGGTGGGTGGCCTCGCGGAGGTGGCGGCCACAAGCCGCTGGTGCGCGCCAACAATCAGCGATGGCCGCGAGCTGCAGATCACCGCCGGTCGGCACCCCGTGGTGGAGCAGCTGCTGGTGGAGCGCAACTTCACCGCCAACGACGTGCACCTGGGCGATGGCACCGATCTGGTGGTGCTCACCGGACCGAATGCCAGCGGCAAGAGCTGCTATCTCCGACAGATCGGCCTGATCCAGCTGCTGGCCCAGACCGGCAGCTGGGTGCCGGCCCAGGCAGCCGTGGTCGGCATCGCCGATCGCATCTTCACCCGCGTGGGTGCCGTCGACGATCTCGCCGCCGGCCAGTCCACCTTCATGGTGGAAATGGCCGAAACCGCCAACATCCTGCATCACGCCAGCGATCGCTCCCTGGTGCTGCTCGATGAAATCGGCAGGGGCACCGCCACCTTCGATGGCCTCTCGATCGCCTGGGCCGTGAGCGAACACCTGGCCGGGGATCTGCAGGCGCGCACGGTGTTTGCCACCCACTATCACGAGCTCAACAACCTGGCGGCGGAGCGAGCGAATGTGGCCAACTTCCAGGTGCTGGTGGAAGAAACCGGCGATGACCTGGTGTTTCTGCATCGGGTGCAGGCCGGTGGTGCCAGCCGCAGCTATGGCATCGAGGCCGCCCGGCTAGCCGGCGTGCCCCAGCCCGTGGTGCAAAGGGCCCGCCAGGTGCTCGATCAATTGGCGGCCTGA
- the uvrB gene encoding excinuclease ABC subunit UvrB codes for MPAYELSAPYSPKGDQPTAIKQLVQGVNGGERFQTLLGATGTGKTFTMANVIAQTGRPALVLAHNKTLAAQLCNELREFFPHNAVEYFISYYDYYQPEAYVPVSDTYIAKTASINEEIDMLRHSATRSLFERRDVIVVASISCIYGLGIPSEYLKAAVKFEVGDTLNIRSQLRELVNNQYSRNDTEIARGRFRIKGDVLEIGPAYEDRLVRIELFGDDVEAIRYVDPITGEILQSLESINIYPAKHFVTPKDRLDTAIKAIRTELRDRLDVLNTEGKLLEAQRLEQRTTYDLEMLQQVGYCNGVENYARHLAGREEGTPPECLIDYFPDDWLLIVDESHVTCSQLQAMYNGDQARKKVLIEHGFRLPSAADNRPLKGEEFWTKARQTVFVSATPGDWELKVSDGQVAQQVIRPTGVLDPIVEVRPTTGQVDDLLGEIRSRAAKQQRVLVTTLTKRMAEDLTDYLAENEVRVRYLHSEIHSIERIEIIQDLRLGEYDVLVGVNLLREGLDLPEVSLVAILDADKEGFLRAERSLIQTIGRAARHVEGVALLYADNMTDSMAKAIEETERRRKIQHAYNEKHGIVPTAAGKKASNSILSFLELSRKLKTDGPDADLVQVAGKAVKALEDDTDGMALDALPELIEQLEAKMKEAAKKLDFEEAANLRDRIKQLRQKLVGSG; via the coding sequence ATGCCCGCCTACGAGCTCTCGGCGCCCTATTCACCCAAGGGTGATCAACCGACGGCGATCAAGCAGTTGGTGCAAGGGGTCAACGGTGGTGAGCGCTTTCAGACCCTGCTCGGGGCCACGGGCACGGGTAAGACGTTCACGATGGCGAATGTGATCGCCCAGACCGGCCGGCCGGCGCTGGTGCTCGCCCACAACAAGACGCTGGCGGCCCAGCTGTGCAACGAGCTGAGGGAGTTCTTCCCCCACAACGCCGTCGAATACTTCATCTCCTATTACGACTACTACCAGCCGGAGGCCTACGTCCCGGTCAGCGACACCTACATCGCCAAGACGGCGTCGATCAATGAGGAGATCGACATGCTGCGCCACTCGGCCACCCGTTCGCTGTTCGAGCGTCGCGACGTGATCGTGGTCGCCTCGATCAGCTGCATCTACGGCCTGGGCATCCCAAGCGAATATCTCAAGGCGGCGGTGAAGTTTGAGGTGGGCGACACCTTGAACATCCGCAGCCAGCTGCGGGAACTGGTCAACAACCAATACAGCCGCAACGACACGGAGATCGCCCGCGGGCGCTTTCGGATCAAAGGTGATGTGCTTGAGATTGGCCCCGCCTACGAAGACCGGCTGGTGCGAATCGAGCTGTTCGGTGATGACGTGGAGGCGATCCGCTACGTGGATCCCATCACTGGCGAGATCCTCCAGAGCCTGGAGTCGATCAACATCTACCCCGCCAAGCACTTCGTTACCCCTAAGGACCGACTGGACACAGCGATCAAGGCGATCCGCACGGAGTTGCGTGATCGTTTGGATGTGCTCAACACGGAAGGCAAGTTGCTCGAGGCGCAAAGGCTCGAGCAACGCACCACCTACGACCTGGAGATGCTCCAGCAGGTGGGCTACTGCAATGGGGTGGAGAACTACGCCCGCCACCTGGCCGGCCGCGAGGAGGGCACCCCGCCGGAGTGCCTGATCGATTACTTCCCTGACGACTGGCTGTTGATCGTGGATGAGAGCCACGTGACCTGCTCGCAGCTGCAGGCGATGTACAACGGCGACCAGGCGCGTAAGAAGGTGCTGATCGAGCACGGATTCCGTTTACCCAGCGCGGCGGACAACCGCCCGCTCAAGGGGGAGGAGTTCTGGACGAAGGCGCGTCAGACCGTGTTTGTGAGCGCCACGCCGGGGGACTGGGAGCTGAAGGTGAGCGATGGTCAGGTGGCTCAACAGGTGATCCGGCCCACGGGGGTGCTGGATCCAATCGTGGAGGTGCGGCCGACGACGGGCCAGGTGGATGACTTGCTCGGCGAGATCCGCAGCCGGGCGGCCAAGCAACAGCGGGTGCTGGTGACCACCCTCACCAAGCGGATGGCGGAGGACCTCACGGATTATTTGGCCGAAAACGAGGTGCGGGTGCGTTACCTGCACTCGGAGATCCACTCGATCGAGCGGATCGAGATCATTCAGGATCTGCGCCTTGGTGAATACGACGTGTTGGTGGGGGTGAACCTGCTGCGGGAAGGCCTGGACCTGCCGGAGGTGTCGCTGGTTGCGATCCTCGATGCCGATAAGGAGGGTTTCCTGCGGGCGGAGCGCTCACTGATCCAGACGATTGGCCGCGCGGCTCGGCATGTGGAGGGGGTGGCGCTGCTCTATGCCGACAACATGACCGACTCGATGGCCAAGGCGATCGAGGAAACCGAGCGCCGCCGCAAGATCCAGCACGCTTACAACGAGAAGCACGGGATCGTGCCGACGGCGGCGGGCAAGAAGGCGAGCAATTCGATCCTCAGCTTCCTGGAGCTGTCCCGCAAACTCAAGACCGATGGTCCCGATGCGGATCTGGTGCAGGTGGCCGGGAAGGCGGTGAAGGCTCTGGAGGATGACACCGACGGCATGGCCCTCGATGCCCTGCCGGAGCTGATTGAGCAGCTCGAAGCGAAGATGAAGGAGGCGGCCAAGAAGCTCGACTTCGAGGAGGCGGCGAACCTCCGGGATCGGATCAAGCAGCTGCGTCAGAAGCTGGTGGGGAGCGGTTGA
- a CDS encoding aspartate kinase produces the protein MALLVQKFGGTSVGSVERIQAVARRIAACKEEGHDLVIVVSAMGHTTDELTAKARAISSNPPQREMDMLLATGEQVSIALLSMALHELGIAAISMTGAQVGIVTESAHGRARILEVRTERLRSRLGEGQVVVVAGFQGTSQSSGGAAEITTLGRGGSDTSAVALAAALGADACEIYTDVPGVLTTDPRKVADAQLMGQVSCDEMLELASLGAAVLHPRAVEIARNYGVTLVVRSSWSDAPGTTLTSRSARPIGREGLELGRPVDGAELLEQQAVLALSHVPDQPGVAARLFEALSAGGVNVDLIIQATHEGNSNDITFTVAEADLDKARRICTELVDSMGGQLVAEGGMSKLSISGAGIMGRPGIAAGLFDTLSRVGINLRLIATSEVKVSCVIDASLGGKALRAVSEAFELAEQQLQINPPATGAGEPEVRGVALDRDQAQVSVRHVPDRPGTAATLCSALADAGISIDAIVQSERQHSDGSRDISFTLKREDRIAADQALSALLAQWPGALLEDGPAIARVSAVGAGMPATAGTAGRMFRYLADAGLNIELIATSEIRTSCVVAEADGIAALQAVHAGFGLGGSLRHEAQGTESPLGG, from the coding sequence ATGGCCCTGCTGGTGCAGAAGTTCGGCGGCACCTCCGTCGGCAGCGTGGAGCGCATCCAGGCCGTAGCCAGGCGCATCGCCGCCTGTAAGGAAGAGGGCCATGACCTGGTGATCGTGGTGTCGGCCATGGGTCACACCACCGACGAACTCACCGCGAAGGCCCGCGCCATCAGCAGCAACCCGCCCCAGCGGGAGATGGACATGCTGCTGGCCACCGGTGAGCAGGTATCGATTGCCCTGCTCTCGATGGCCCTCCATGAGCTCGGCATTGCCGCCATCTCAATGACCGGCGCCCAGGTGGGCATCGTGACCGAATCTGCCCATGGCCGCGCCCGCATCCTCGAGGTGCGCACCGAGCGCCTCCGCAGTCGTCTTGGCGAAGGCCAGGTGGTGGTGGTGGCCGGTTTTCAGGGCACCAGCCAGAGCAGTGGCGGCGCCGCTGAAATCACCACCCTTGGCCGCGGTGGCTCCGACACCTCCGCCGTGGCTCTCGCCGCAGCACTCGGCGCCGATGCCTGCGAGATCTATACCGATGTGCCTGGCGTGCTCACCACTGATCCGCGCAAGGTGGCCGATGCCCAGCTGATGGGGCAGGTGAGCTGCGACGAGATGCTCGAGCTCGCCAGCCTCGGCGCCGCCGTGCTTCACCCCCGCGCCGTGGAGATCGCCCGCAACTACGGCGTCACCCTGGTGGTGCGCTCTAGCTGGAGCGATGCGCCCGGCACCACCCTCACGAGCCGCAGCGCCCGCCCGATCGGCCGCGAGGGCCTGGAACTGGGCCGGCCCGTGGATGGAGCCGAACTGCTGGAACAGCAGGCCGTGCTCGCCCTCTCCCATGTGCCCGACCAACCCGGAGTGGCCGCCCGCCTGTTCGAAGCCCTCTCAGCCGGCGGCGTGAATGTGGACCTGATCATCCAGGCCACCCACGAAGGCAACAGCAACGACATCACCTTCACCGTGGCGGAAGCGGATCTAGACAAGGCCCGCCGGATCTGCACTGAGCTGGTGGACTCCATGGGCGGCCAGCTGGTGGCCGAGGGCGGCATGAGCAAACTGAGCATCAGCGGCGCCGGGATCATGGGTCGCCCCGGCATCGCCGCCGGTCTCTTCGACACCCTCTCGCGAGTGGGGATCAACCTGCGCCTGATCGCCACCAGCGAGGTGAAGGTGAGCTGCGTCATCGATGCCTCCCTCGGCGGCAAAGCGCTGCGGGCCGTGAGCGAGGCGTTCGAACTGGCCGAGCAGCAGCTACAGATCAACCCCCCCGCCACCGGCGCCGGAGAGCCGGAGGTGCGCGGTGTCGCCCTTGACCGCGATCAGGCGCAGGTGAGCGTGCGCCACGTCCCAGACCGGCCCGGCACGGCTGCAACCCTCTGCTCGGCCCTGGCCGATGCCGGCATCAGCATCGATGCGATTGTGCAGTCGGAGCGGCAGCACAGCGATGGCAGCCGCGACATCAGCTTCACGCTCAAACGCGAGGACCGAATCGCCGCCGACCAGGCCCTCAGTGCCCTGCTGGCCCAGTGGCCTGGAGCCTTACTGGAAGACGGACCAGCCATCGCCCGGGTGAGCGCCGTGGGTGCTGGCATGCCCGCCACCGCCGGGACCGCCGGCCGCATGTTCCGCTACCTGGCGGATGCCGGCCTCAACATCGAACTGATCGCCACCAGTGAGATCCGCACCAGCTGCGTGGTGGCGGAAGCCGATGGGATTGCCGCCCTGCAGGCCGTGCACGCCGGCTTCGGGCTCGGCGGCAGCCTGCGCCATGAAGCACAGGGCACCGAATCACCGCTGGGGGGTTGA
- the holA gene encoding DNA polymerase III subunit delta: protein MPIHLLWGDDSAALERAVNGLIDQVVDPSWSSINLSRLDGAEAGQAQQALEEARTPPFGSGGRLVLLQRSPFCNACPSELADRFEAGLELIPDHCHLLLCNPSKPDGRLRTTKALQKLVKAGAASERSFQLPAVWDGAGQRQLVERTAAELELQLEPAAVDALIDAIGSDSARLSMELQKLALHAESSGFKAITAAAVSSLIEGQASNALQVGDALLEGHVGDAISRLDGLIEAGEPALRIVATLTGQIRGWLWVSLLEQQGERDANVIAKAAGIGNPKRIYVMRKQLKGRPPTRCLKLLGRLLDVEAALKRGAQPGDAFRDGLLG, encoded by the coding sequence ATGCCGATCCACCTGCTCTGGGGTGATGACAGCGCCGCGCTCGAGCGGGCGGTGAACGGCCTGATCGATCAGGTGGTGGACCCGAGCTGGAGCAGCATCAATCTGAGCCGCCTCGATGGCGCTGAAGCCGGTCAGGCCCAGCAGGCCCTGGAAGAAGCGCGCACCCCTCCCTTCGGGAGCGGTGGCCGGTTGGTGCTGCTGCAGCGCTCGCCCTTCTGCAATGCCTGCCCGAGCGAACTGGCCGATCGCTTCGAAGCTGGCCTGGAGCTGATTCCAGACCACTGCCATCTGCTGCTCTGCAACCCATCCAAACCCGACGGGCGGCTGCGCACGACCAAGGCCCTGCAGAAACTGGTGAAAGCGGGCGCTGCCAGCGAGCGGAGCTTCCAACTGCCAGCGGTGTGGGACGGGGCTGGCCAGCGGCAACTGGTGGAGCGCACCGCCGCTGAACTTGAGCTCCAGCTGGAACCGGCTGCCGTGGACGCCCTGATCGATGCGATCGGCAGCGACAGCGCCCGGTTGAGCATGGAGCTGCAGAAACTCGCCCTCCATGCCGAGAGCAGCGGCTTCAAAGCGATCACCGCCGCCGCGGTGAGCAGCCTGATCGAGGGCCAGGCCAGCAATGCCCTGCAAGTGGGGGATGCGCTGCTGGAGGGCCATGTGGGCGATGCGATCAGCCGCCTCGATGGCCTGATCGAAGCGGGCGAACCAGCCCTGCGCATCGTCGCCACCCTCACCGGGCAGATCCGCGGCTGGCTCTGGGTGAGCCTGCTGGAGCAACAGGGAGAACGGGACGCCAACGTGATCGCCAAGGCCGCCGGCATCGGCAACCCCAAGCGCATCTATGTGATGCGCAAGCAACTCAAAGGCCGGCCTCCCACCCGCTGCCTGAAGCTGCTGGGCCGGCTCCTGGATGTGGAAGCAGCGCTCAAGCGCGGTGCCCAGCCCGGCGATGCCTTCCGCGACGGGCTGTTGGGTTAA
- a CDS encoding precorrin-8X methylmutase, producing the protein MPEVSATALASDHPIFTESIRRIRALLGETGLDPLQQQVLERLVHSSGDPDLAPLLRFSSQACERGLAALKGGAVILTDTAMASAAVAPMASRTLGNPVRCLLDWAPEHSPQGSTRSAAAMQSAWPELTQAAAAAAQPLPIVLVGSAPTALEQLLDQVAEGEPAPSLLIGMPVGFVGVAESKRRLAASDLDQIRLEGSRGGAGLVGAAVNALLRAASSDLS; encoded by the coding sequence ATGCCGGAAGTGAGCGCGACTGCCCTGGCCAGCGACCATCCGATCTTCACGGAAAGCATCCGTCGCATTCGAGCGCTGCTGGGGGAGACCGGGCTTGACCCGTTGCAACAGCAGGTGCTGGAGCGCCTGGTGCACAGCAGCGGTGATCCGGATCTGGCGCCCCTGCTGCGGTTCAGCTCGCAGGCCTGTGAACGGGGTCTGGCGGCGCTTAAGGGCGGAGCTGTGATCCTCACGGACACGGCGATGGCCAGCGCGGCGGTGGCGCCAATGGCCTCGCGCACCCTGGGCAACCCGGTGCGTTGTTTGCTCGATTGGGCTCCAGAGCACTCACCCCAGGGATCAACCCGTTCAGCGGCGGCGATGCAGAGCGCCTGGCCAGAGCTCACCCAGGCAGCTGCAGCCGCTGCTCAGCCCTTGCCCATCGTTTTGGTGGGCAGTGCGCCCACGGCCTTGGAGCAGTTGCTGGATCAAGTTGCCGAGGGTGAACCGGCTCCGAGTTTGCTGATCGGCATGCCGGTGGGGTTTGTGGGGGTGGCCGAAAGCAAGCGGCGGCTGGCGGCCAGTGATTTGGATCAGATTCGCCTCGAGGGCAGCCGTGGTGGCGCCGGCCTGGTGGGGGCAGCGGTGAATGCGCTGCTCAGGGCGGCCAGCTCAGATCTGTCGTAG
- the psbZ gene encoding photosystem II reaction center protein PsbZ, producing the protein MQILNTLTVLALVVMSFALIVGVPVLYASSEDSGRSNRLILLGSIVWVALVLVNWGMSFFVV; encoded by the coding sequence ATGCAGATCCTGAACACCCTCACCGTGCTGGCCCTGGTGGTGATGTCTTTCGCCTTGATCGTGGGCGTGCCGGTGCTTTACGCCTCCAGCGAAGACAGTGGCCGCTCCAATCGCCTGATCCTGCTGGGCAGCATCGTCTGGGTGGCGCTAGTGCTGGTGAACTGGGGAATGAGCTTTTTTGTAGTCTGA
- the ribH gene encoding 6,7-dimethyl-8-ribityllumazine synthase: MATFEGRFTDAQGLRIAVVVARFNDLVTGKLLSGCLDCLGRHGVDTSAESNQLDVAWVPGSFELPVVAQSLARSGRYQVLITLGAVIRGDTPHFDVVVAEASKGIASVARDTGVPVIFGVLTTDTMQQALERAGIKSNLGWSYALQALEMGSLMRALPSG; this comes from the coding sequence ATGGCCACCTTCGAAGGACGTTTCACAGATGCGCAGGGTCTGCGCATCGCCGTGGTGGTGGCTCGTTTCAATGATCTGGTGACCGGCAAGCTGCTGAGTGGATGCCTGGATTGCCTTGGCCGCCATGGGGTTGATACCTCCGCTGAGAGCAATCAGCTCGATGTGGCCTGGGTGCCGGGGTCGTTTGAGCTGCCCGTGGTGGCGCAATCGTTGGCGCGCAGCGGTCGCTACCAGGTGCTGATCACCCTGGGTGCGGTGATCCGCGGCGACACGCCCCATTTCGATGTGGTGGTTGCAGAAGCGAGCAAGGGCATTGCCAGCGTGGCGCGCGACACTGGAGTGCCGGTGATTTTTGGAGTGCTCACCACCGACACGATGCAACAGGCGCTGGAGCGGGCCGGCATCAAGAGCAATCTTGGTTGGAGCTACGCCCTGCAGGCCCTGGAGATGGGGAGTCTGATGCGCGCTCTGCCCTCTGGTTGA